In the Topomyia yanbarensis strain Yona2022 chromosome 3, ASM3024719v1, whole genome shotgun sequence genome, one interval contains:
- the LOC131691551 gene encoding syntaxin-12-like, with protein MSREGTGLSRSGSASGPRDYGATSSSAVTSMPAAADASNFGGFSPTEFISLSESIAANTIFVKQSWQFLEKANRTVGTQKDNQTLRDKVHEIQTGTNQRISTTSKDLQRLTIVVRRGDKQQKLQVEKLTSDFTHVVQMYYKNQQVIAAKMKQVLLVNASQQDDLNASGFGDSQEQLHQRQQQQLQQSLQFEQDMLLEREMRFRQIEADVLDVNQIMAELSSLTNLQGEVVDTIENTIEHTVTNVESGATELAKAAEYQNKYRRKVIYLLILAVILGLIVTGIIVSRLKS; from the exons ATGTCACGCGAAGGAACAGGATTGTCTCGCAGCGGCAGTGCCAGTGGGCCACGCGATTACGGAGCGACTAGTAGCAGTGCGGTGACCAGCATGCCAGCGGCAGCGGATGCCAGTAATTTCGGCGGCTTCAGCCCGACCGAGTTCATCTCGCTGAGTGAGTCCATAGCGGCCAACACGATCTTTGTGAAGCAAAGCTGGCAGTTTCTGGAGAAGGCTAACCGTACCGTGGGCACCCAGAAGGATAATCAAACGTTGCGGGATAAAGT ccaCGAAATACAAACTGGAACGAATCAAAGGATATCCACCACCAGCAAAGATTTGCAGCGGCTGACGATAGTCGTGCGCAGAGGTGATAAGCAGCAGAAGCTACAGGTCGAGAAGTTGACATCGGATTTCACACATGTAGTACAAATGTACTACAAAAACCAGCAG GTCATAGCGGCAAAAATGAAGCAAGTTCTACTGGTTAACGCCTCCCAACAGGATGATCTTAACGCGTCCGGTTTTGGCGACAGTCAGGAACAGCTTCACCAGCGGCAACAGCAACAGCTACAGCAGAGTCTTCAGTTCGAGCAGGACATGCTGCTGGAGCGGGAGATGCGATTCCGTCAGATTGAAGCTGATGTGTTGGACGTGAATCAGATTATGGCAGAATTGAGCAGTCTTACCAATTTGCAGGGGGAAGTTGTTG ACACCATCGAGAATACAATAGAACACACGGTGACGAATGTGGAATCCGGTGCAACGGAGCTAGCCAAGGCGGCTGAATATCAGAACAAATACCGCCGCAAGGTCATCTACTTGCTAATACTAGCTGTGATATTGGGCTTGATAGTAACGGGAATAATCGTCTCTCGGCTCAAGAGCTAA